One part of the Physeter macrocephalus isolate SW-GA unplaced genomic scaffold, ASM283717v5 random_91, whole genome shotgun sequence genome encodes these proteins:
- the ABHD14B gene encoding putative protein-lysine deacylase ABHD14B yields the protein MHVEQVAEGLGAGPSPVLGARGAEGRGESETAVRRMGLAAPVGPGTAYGHKRAPRSTARPAPSGGPHPCFPAPGPSRRLHSPASYLREPTQLPRCFTSTAGGMAGVEQHEGTIQVQGQSLFFRGVHPSSGQATRFSVLLLHGIRFSSETWQNLGTLHRMAQAGYRAVAIDLPGLGRSKEATAPAPIGELVPSSFLAAVVDALDMGPPVVISPSLSGMYSLPFLVAPGSQIRGYVPVAPICTDKINAADYARVKTSVLIVYGDQDPMGQTSFEHLKQLPNHRVVVMEGAGHPCYLDKPEEWHTGLLDFLQELA from the exons ATGCATGTGGAACAGGTCGCTGAGGGTCTCGGGGCCGGACCCAGTCCGGTGCTTGGGGCACGTGGGGCTGAGGGGCGTGGGGAAAGTGAGACAGCTGTGAGAAGGATGGGTCTAGCAGCACCCGTCGGCCCTGGGACGGCTTATGGCCACAAGCGGGCGCCCCGGAGCACGGCCCGGCCCGCGCCCTCCGGCGGGCCACATCCCTGCTTCCCCGCCCCGGGCCCCAGTCGCCGCCTGCACTCGCCCGCCTCCTATTTGCGAGAGCCCACGCAGCTCCCCAG GTGCTTCACCAGCACAGCAGGAGGTATGGCGGGCGTGGAGCAGCACGAGGGCACCATCCAGGTGCAGGGCCAGAGCCTCTTTTTCCGAGGGGTTCACCCGAGCAGTGGGCAGGCCACCCGCTTCTCCGTGCTGCTGTTGCATGGCATACGCTTCTCCTCCGAGACCTGGCAGAACCTGGGCACGCTGCACAGGATGGCCCAGGCTGGCTACCGGGCTGTGGCCATTGACCTTCCAG GTCTGGGGCGATCCAAGGAAGCAACAGCCCCTGCCCCTATTGGGGAGCTGGTCCCCAGCAGCTTTCTGGCAGCTGTGGTGGATGCCTTGGATATGGGCCCCCCAGTCGTGATCAGCCCATCGTTGAGTGGCATGTACTCCCTGCCCTTCCTCGTGGCCCCAGGCTCCCAGATCCGGGGCTATGTGCCAGTGGCCCCCATCTGCACTGACAAAATCAATGCTGCCGACTATGCCAGAGTGAAG ACCTCAGTTCTTATCGTATATGGAGACCAGGACCCCATGGGTCAGACCAGCTTTGAGCACCTGAAGCAGCTGCCCAACCACCGGGTGGTGGTCATGGAGGGGGCGGGGCACCCCTGTTACCTTGACAAACCCGAGGAGTGGCATACAGGGCTGCTGGATTTCCTGCAGGAGCTAGCATGA
- the ABHD14A gene encoding protein ABHD14A isoform X1, producing the protein MGSRGPCRGSALPSSPSPLLLQTVVQTSMTRSQVALLGLGLLFMLLLYVGLPGPPEQTSWLWGDPNVTILAGLTPGSSPIFYREVLPLHRARRVDVVLLHGKAFNSRTWEQLGTLQLLAQRGYRAVALDLPGFGNSAPSKEASTEAGRAQLLERVLRDLEVQNVVLVSPSLSGCYALPFLMQGHHQLHGFVPIAPASTQNYTQEQFQAVKTPTLILYGELDRVLAWESLRQLRHLPNHSVVKLRDAGHACYLHKPQDFHLVLLAFLDHLP; encoded by the exons ATGGGGTCCAGGGGACCTTGCCGGGGCTCAGCCCtaccctcttctccctctcctctcctcctccagactGTGGTACAGACCTCCATGACCCGGTCCCAGGTTGCcctgctgggcctgggcctgctgTTCATGCTGCTACTGTATGTGGGGCTGCCAGGACCCCCTGAGCAGACCTCCTGGCTCTGGGGAGACCCCAATGTCACGATCCTGGCTGGTCTCACCCCTGGAAGCTCCCCCATTTTTTACCGCGAGGTGCTCCCACTTCACCGGGCCCGCAG GGTGGATGTGGTGCTGCTCCATGGAAAGGCCTTTAACTCCCGGACGTGGGAGCAGCTGGGCACACTGCAGCTGCTGGCGCAGAGGGGCTACCGGGCCGTGGCCCTTGACCTCCCAG GTTTTGGGAACTCGGCACCTTCGAAGGAGGCAAGCACAGAGGCAGGGCGGGCACAGCTGTTGGAGCGAGTGCTGCGGGACCTAGAGGTGCAGAATGTCGTGTTGGTGAGCCCTTCACTGAGTGGCTGCTATGCCCTGCCCTTCCTGATGCAAGGCCACCACCAGCTGCATGGATTCGTGCCCATTGCACCTGCCTCCACCCAGAACTACACCCAAGAACAATTCCAGGCCGTGAAG ACCCCGACTCTCATCCTGTATGGGGAGCTGGACCGCGTCCTGGCTTGGGAGTCACTGCGGCAGCTCCGCCACCTGCCTAACCACTCCGTGGTGAAGCTGCGCGATGCAGGCCATGCCTGCTACCTCCACAAACCACAAGACTTCCACCTCGTCCTCCTTGCCTTCCTTGACCATCTGCCTTGA
- the ABHD14A gene encoding protein ABHD14A isoform X2, whose product MTRSQVALLGLGLLFMLLLYVGLPGPPEQTSWLWGDPNVTILAGLTPGSSPIFYREVLPLHRARRVDVVLLHGKAFNSRTWEQLGTLQLLAQRGYRAVALDLPGFGNSAPSKEASTEAGRAQLLERVLRDLEVQNVVLVSPSLSGCYALPFLMQGHHQLHGFVPIAPASTQNYTQEQFQAVKTPTLILYGELDRVLAWESLRQLRHLPNHSVVKLRDAGHACYLHKPQDFHLVLLAFLDHLP is encoded by the exons ATGACCCGGTCCCAGGTTGCcctgctgggcctgggcctgctgTTCATGCTGCTACTGTATGTGGGGCTGCCAGGACCCCCTGAGCAGACCTCCTGGCTCTGGGGAGACCCCAATGTCACGATCCTGGCTGGTCTCACCCCTGGAAGCTCCCCCATTTTTTACCGCGAGGTGCTCCCACTTCACCGGGCCCGCAG GGTGGATGTGGTGCTGCTCCATGGAAAGGCCTTTAACTCCCGGACGTGGGAGCAGCTGGGCACACTGCAGCTGCTGGCGCAGAGGGGCTACCGGGCCGTGGCCCTTGACCTCCCAG GTTTTGGGAACTCGGCACCTTCGAAGGAGGCAAGCACAGAGGCAGGGCGGGCACAGCTGTTGGAGCGAGTGCTGCGGGACCTAGAGGTGCAGAATGTCGTGTTGGTGAGCCCTTCACTGAGTGGCTGCTATGCCCTGCCCTTCCTGATGCAAGGCCACCACCAGCTGCATGGATTCGTGCCCATTGCACCTGCCTCCACCCAGAACTACACCCAAGAACAATTCCAGGCCGTGAAG ACCCCGACTCTCATCCTGTATGGGGAGCTGGACCGCGTCCTGGCTTGGGAGTCACTGCGGCAGCTCCGCCACCTGCCTAACCACTCCGTGGTGAAGCTGCGCGATGCAGGCCATGCCTGCTACCTCCACAAACCACAAGACTTCCACCTCGTCCTCCTTGCCTTCCTTGACCATCTGCCTTGA
- the LOC102982112 gene encoding aminoacylase-1 isoform X2: protein MASKRREGEHPSVTLFRQYLRIRTVQPEPDYGAAVAFLEERACQLGLGCQKVEVAAGRVVTVLTWPGTNPRLSSLLLNSHTDVVPVFKEHWSHDPFEAFKDADGYIYGRGAQDMKCVSIQYLEAVRRLKVEGHHFPRTIHMTFVPDEEIGGHQGMELFVKRPEFQALRAGFALDEGVQVTSTGKPGHGSRFIEDTAAEKLHKVVSSILAFREKERQRLQSDPQLKQGAVTSVNLTKLEGGVAYNVVPATMSASFDFRLAPDVDLKAFEEQLQGWCQAAGEGVTFEFAQKWTEPRVTSTDDSDPWWAAFSGVCKDMNLTLEPEIFPAATDSRYLRAVGVPALGFSPMNHTPVLLHDHDERLHEAVFLHGIDIYTRLLPALASVPTLPSES, encoded by the exons ATGGCCAGCAAGCGTCGTGAGGGCGAGCACCCATCCGTGACGCTCTTCCGTCAGTACCTGCGCATCCGCACCGTCCAGCCCGAGCCCGACTACG gggcTGCCGTGGCCTTCCTTGAGGAGAGAGCCTGCCAACTGGGCCTGGGCTGTCAGAAAGTGGAG GTGGCAGCTGGCCGTGTGGTGACTGTGCTGACCTGGCCAGGCACCAACCCCAgactctcttccctcttgctcaACTCCCACACCGATGTGGTGCCTGTCTTCAAG gaacATTGGAGTCATGACCCCTTTGAAGCCTTCAAGGATGCTGACGGCTACATCTATGGCAGGGGCGCCCAGGACATGAAGTGTGTCAGCATCCA GTACCTGGAGGCTGTGAGGAGGCTGAAGGTTGAGGGCCACCATTTCCCCAGAACCATCCACATGACCTTTGTGCCAG atgaggagattggGGGTCACCAAGGCATGGAGCTGTTTGTGAAGCGGCCCGAGTTCCAGGCCCTGAGGGCTGGCTTCGCCCTGGATGAGG gggtgcaggtcaCAAGCACCGGGAAGCCAGGCCACGGCTCACGATTCATTGAGGACACAGCAGCAGAGAAGCTG CACAAGGTTGTGAGCTCCATCCTGGCTTTTCGGGAGAAGGAGAGGCAGAG GCTGCAGTCAGACCCTCAACTGAAGCAGGGGGCCGTAACCTCCGTGAACCTGACTAAGCTAGAGGGCGGTGTAGCCTATAATGTGGTACCTGCCACTATGAGCGCCAGCTTTGACTTCCGCCTggcaccagatgtggacctgaaG GCTTTCGAGGAGCAGCTGCAGGGCTGGTGCCAGGCAGCTGGTGAAGGGGTCACCTTCGAGTTTGCTCAG AAATGGACAGAGCCCCGAGTGACATCTACTGATGATTCAGACCCCTGGTGGGCAGCTTTTAGTGGGGTCTGCAAGGACAT GAACCTCACCCTGGAGCCAGAGATCTTCCCCGCTGCCACAGACAGCCGCTATCTTCGCGCG GTGGGGGTCCCAGCTCTGGGCTTCTCACCCATGAACCACACACCCGTGCTGCTCCACGACCACGATGAACGGCTGCATGAGGCCGTGTTCCTCCACGGGATCGACATATACACTCGGCTGCTACCTGCCCTGGCCAGTGTGCCCACCCTGCCCAGCGAAAGCTGA
- the LOC102982112 gene encoding aminoacylase-1 isoform X1, producing MASKRREGEHPSVTLFRQYLRIRTVQPEPDYGAAVAFLEERACQLGLGCQKVEVAAGRVVTVLTWPGTNPRLSSLLLNSHTDVVPVFKEHWSHDPFEAFKDADGYIYGRGAQDMKCVSIQYLEAVRRLKVEGHHFPRTIHMTFVPDEEIGGHQGMELFVKRPEFQALRAGFALDEGLANPTDAFTVFYSERSPWWVQVTSTGKPGHGSRFIEDTAAEKLHKVVSSILAFREKERQRLQSDPQLKQGAVTSVNLTKLEGGVAYNVVPATMSASFDFRLAPDVDLKAFEEQLQGWCQAAGEGVTFEFAQKWTEPRVTSTDDSDPWWAAFSGVCKDMNLTLEPEIFPAATDSRYLRAVGVPALGFSPMNHTPVLLHDHDERLHEAVFLHGIDIYTRLLPALASVPTLPSES from the exons ATGGCCAGCAAGCGTCGTGAGGGCGAGCACCCATCCGTGACGCTCTTCCGTCAGTACCTGCGCATCCGCACCGTCCAGCCCGAGCCCGACTACG gggcTGCCGTGGCCTTCCTTGAGGAGAGAGCCTGCCAACTGGGCCTGGGCTGTCAGAAAGTGGAG GTGGCAGCTGGCCGTGTGGTGACTGTGCTGACCTGGCCAGGCACCAACCCCAgactctcttccctcttgctcaACTCCCACACCGATGTGGTGCCTGTCTTCAAG gaacATTGGAGTCATGACCCCTTTGAAGCCTTCAAGGATGCTGACGGCTACATCTATGGCAGGGGCGCCCAGGACATGAAGTGTGTCAGCATCCA GTACCTGGAGGCTGTGAGGAGGCTGAAGGTTGAGGGCCACCATTTCCCCAGAACCATCCACATGACCTTTGTGCCAG atgaggagattggGGGTCACCAAGGCATGGAGCTGTTTGTGAAGCGGCCCGAGTTCCAGGCCCTGAGGGCTGGCTTCGCCCTGGATGAGG GCCTGGCCAACCCCACTGACGCCTTCACTGTCTTTTATAGTGAGCGGAGCCCCTGGT gggtgcaggtcaCAAGCACCGGGAAGCCAGGCCACGGCTCACGATTCATTGAGGACACAGCAGCAGAGAAGCTG CACAAGGTTGTGAGCTCCATCCTGGCTTTTCGGGAGAAGGAGAGGCAGAG GCTGCAGTCAGACCCTCAACTGAAGCAGGGGGCCGTAACCTCCGTGAACCTGACTAAGCTAGAGGGCGGTGTAGCCTATAATGTGGTACCTGCCACTATGAGCGCCAGCTTTGACTTCCGCCTggcaccagatgtggacctgaaG GCTTTCGAGGAGCAGCTGCAGGGCTGGTGCCAGGCAGCTGGTGAAGGGGTCACCTTCGAGTTTGCTCAG AAATGGACAGAGCCCCGAGTGACATCTACTGATGATTCAGACCCCTGGTGGGCAGCTTTTAGTGGGGTCTGCAAGGACAT GAACCTCACCCTGGAGCCAGAGATCTTCCCCGCTGCCACAGACAGCCGCTATCTTCGCGCG GTGGGGGTCCCAGCTCTGGGCTTCTCACCCATGAACCACACACCCGTGCTGCTCCACGACCACGATGAACGGCTGCATGAGGCCGTGTTCCTCCACGGGATCGACATATACACTCGGCTGCTACCTGCCCTGGCCAGTGTGCCCACCCTGCCCAGCGAAAGCTGA
- the LOC112064954 gene encoding aminoacylase-1-like: protein MFMKQGFKDNNPSAAAPAPRHRLQSDPQLKQGAVTSVNLTKLEGGVAYNVVPATMSASFDFRLAPDVDLKAFEEQLQGWCQAAGEGVTFEFAQKWTEPRVTSTDDSDPWWAAFSGVCKDMNLTLEPEIFPAATDSRYLRAVGVPALGFSPMNHTPVLLHDHDERLHEAVFLHGIDIYTRLLPALASVPTLPSES from the exons ATGTTCATGAAGCAGGGTTTCAAAGATAATA ACCCTTctgctgctgcccctgccccccgccacaGGCTGCAGTCAGACCCTCAACTGAAGCAGGGGGCCGTAACCTCCGTGAACCTGACTAAGCTAGAGGGCGGTGTAGCCTATAATGTGGTACCTGCCACTATGAGCGCCAGCTTTGACTTCCGCCTggcaccagatgtggacctgaaG GCTTTCGAGGAGCAGCTGCAGGGCTGGTGCCAGGCAGCTGGTGAAGGGGTCACCTTCGAGTTTGCTCAG AAATGGACAGAGCCCCGAGTGACATCTACTGATGATTCAGACCCCTGGTGGGCAGCTTTTAGTGGGGTCTGCAAGGACAT GAACCTCACCCTGGAGCCAGAGATCTTCCCCGCTGCCACAGACAGCCGCTATCTTCGCGCG GTGGGGGTCCCAGCTCTGGGCTTCTCACCCATGAACCACACACCCGTGCTGCTCCACGACCACGATGAACGGCTGCATGAGGCCGTGTTCCTCCACGGGATCGACATATACACTCGGCTGCTACCTGCCCTGGCCAGTGTGCCCACCCTGCCCAGCGAAAGCTGA
- the RPL29 gene encoding large ribosomal subunit protein eL29, producing MAKSKNHTTHNQSRKWHRNGIKKPRSQRYESLKGVDPKFLRNMRFAKKHNKKGLKKMQANNAKAISARAEAVKALVKPKEVKPRIPTGGSRKLSRLAYIAHPKLGKRARARIAKGLRLCRPKSQAKAQTKAKAAGAAAAPAPAPKGAQAPTKAPE from the exons ATGGCCAAGTCCAAGAACCACACCACGCACAACCAGT cCCGAAAATGGCACAGAAATGGCATCAAGAAACCCCGATCACAACGATATGAATCTCTTAAGGGG GTGGACCCCAAGTTCCTGAGGAACATGCGTTTTGCCAAGAAGCACAACAAGAAGGGCCTGAAGAAGATGCAGGCCAACAATGCCAAGGCCATAAGTGCACGTGCTGAGGCTGTCAAGGCTCTCGTAAAGCCCAAGGAGGTCAAGCCCAGGATCCCAACGGGCGGCAGCCGCAAGCTCAGTCGACTTGCCTACATTGCTCACCCCAAGCTCGGGAAACGTGCTCGTGCCCGCATCGCCAAGGGTCTCAGGCTCTGCCGGCCAAAGTCCCAGGCCAAGGCTCAAACCAAGGCCAAGGCTGCAGGTGCAGCTGCGGCTCCAGCTCCGGCTCCCAAAGGTGCCCAGGCCCCCACAAAGGCTCCAGAGTAG